The following are encoded together in the Salvia hispanica cultivar TCC Black 2014 chromosome 6, UniMelb_Shisp_WGS_1.0, whole genome shotgun sequence genome:
- the LOC125196077 gene encoding probable polyribonucleotide nucleotidyltransferase 1, chloroplastic isoform X1, with protein sequence MLAANPSYSFHAPLSKLRASNSKKFKVSSNFSSLDCFPPRNRIHISSIQPSNDVHRTHPRNRKNKISSSGSSSLFNRFTIGACLAAQPDIHSVDAPHQSFAPYSVKIPVGDRHILVETGHIGRQASAAITVTDGETVIYTTVCFNDDPNEPTDFFPLSVHYQERFSAAGRTSGGFFKREGRTKDHEVLICRLIDRPLRPTMPKGFYHETQILSWVLSYDGLHPPDSLAVTAAGIAVALSEVPSSGVVAGVRVGLIGDKFVVNPTTKEMEDSKLDLLLAGTESAILMIEGYCDFLPEEKLLEAVEVGQSAVRAICMEVESLVKKCGKPKMVDAVKLPPPELYKHVEEIAGDELVEALQIKEKIPRRKALSSLEAKVLNILTEEGFVSKTEAFLPSEVVLPDLVEVEDEDEEVVVDGEVDEGDVRIKPVPKKPAPMLYSEVDVKLVYKEVSSKFLRRRIVEGGKRSDGRNPEELRSINSRCGLLPRAHGSALFTRGETQSLAVATLGDKQMAQRIDNLVDEEEFKRFYLQYSFPPSCVGEAGRAGAPSRREIGHGMLAERALEPILPSEDEFPYTIRVESTITESNGSSSMASVCGGCLALQDAGVPVRSSIAGIAMGMVLNTEDFGGDGSPLILSDITGGEDASGDMDFKVAGNDDGVTAFQMDIKVIGITLSIMRQALLQAKEGRKHILVEMSKCSPPPSKKLSRYAPIIHVMKVNPDKINMIIGSGGKKVKSIIEETGVESIETQDNGVVKITAKDLSSLEKSKAIISNLTMVPKIGDIYKNCEIKTIAPYGVFVEIAPGREGLCHISELSASWLAKAEDAFKAGDRVDVKLIEINEKGQLRLSRRALLPEPSPDKGKLKKASSAPNLDIKLDDVDLPEDSSPDVKAVVSDKNQTVEAKTPTEDKFVKKSISTGKDATETNKSRSKRTSTKSVSTPKTSESPVVNGEAKVG encoded by the exons ATGTTGGCAGCCAATCCTAGTTATAGCTTCCACGCCCCTCTTTCCAAACTCAGAGCTTCCAATTCCAAGAAATTCAAAGTAAGTTCAAATTTTTCGTCGCTAGATTGCTTTCCTCCGAGGAACAGAATTCACATTTCATCCATTCAGCCATCAAATGATGTTCACCGGACTCATCcgagaaatagaaaaaacaaaattagcaGCAGCGGCAGCAGCAGCTTGTTCAATAGGTTTACTATTGGAGCTTGTTTAGCAGCACAGCCCGACATTCACAGCGTGGATGCTCCTCACCAGTCTTTTGCTCCTTACTCAGTTAAAATTCCCGTCGGTGATCGTCAT ATACTTGTTGAGACAGGTCACATTGGGAGACAGGCTAGTGCTGCCATTACTGTTACAGATGGGGAAACT GTTATCTACACAACTGTTTGTTTCAATGACGATCCCAATGAGCCTACAGATTTCTTTCCTCTTTCTGTACATTATCAAGAACGATTTTCAGCAGCTGGTCGTACtag TGGTGGGTTCTTCAAGCGAGAGGGGAGGACAAAGGATCATGAG GTTCTCATTTGTAGATTAATAGATAGACCTCTACGGCCCACTATGCCAAAGGGATTTTATCATGAAACACAGATACTATCATGG GTCCTGAGTTATGATGGTTTACATCCTCCAGATTCTTTGGCAGTGACAGCAGCTGGGATTGCAGT AGCTCTCTCAGAAGTGCCAAGTTCTGGAGTTGTTGCTGGTGTCCGGGTTGGTCTTATTGGTGATAAGTTTGTTGTGAATCCAACTACCAAGGAGATGGAGGACTCTAAACTGGATTTGTTGCTGGCAGGGACAGAGAGTGCGATATTGATGATTGAG GGATACTGCGATTTCCTGCCTGAAGAGAAGTTATTGGAAGCTGTTGAAGTTGGACAG AGTGCTGTACGAGCTATATGCATGGAGGTGGAATCCTTGGTGAAGAAGTGTGGAAAACCCAAAATGGTGGATGCAGTCAAATTGCCCCCTCCAGAGCTATATAAGCATGTTGAG GAAATTGCAGGTGATGAATTAGTTGAAGCACTACAAATAAAGGAGAAAATTCCAAGAAGAAAGGCATTATCGTCTTTGGAGGCAAAAGTTTTGAACATACTTACAGAAGAGGGTTTTGTTAGTAAAACTGAAGCTTTCCTTCCTTCTGAAGTGGTGTTGCCTGACTTGGTAGAGGTTGAAGATGAGGACGAGGAGGTTGTAGTTGATGGTGAAGTTGATGAAGGGGATGTCCGTATCAAACCTGTCCCGAAGAAGCCCGCCCCTATG CTATACTCGGAGGTAGATGTGAAGCTAGTTTACAAAGAAGTTTCATCAAAATTCTTACGAAGACGTATTGTGGAG GGTGGAAAAAGGAGTGACGGCAGAAATCCTGAGGAGTTGCGATCGATTAATTCACGCTGTGGATTACTTCCCCGGGCACATGGAAGTGCTCTTTTTACGCGAGGCGAAACCCAG TCATTAGCTGTGGCTACCCTTGGTGATAAGCAAATGGCACAAAGAATAGACAACCTTGTAGATGAAGAGGAGTTCAAGAGATTCTACCTTCAG TACTCCTTTCCTCCCTCGTGTGTTGGAGAAGCAGGGCGTGCAGGAGCTCCATCTAGGAGAGAAATTGGCCATGGAATGCTCGCTGAGAGAGCTCTGGAGCCGATATTGCCTTCTGAagatgaatttccttataccATACGTGTTGAAAGCACCATCACAGAAAGCAATGGCTCATCAAGCATGGCCTCAGTATGTGGGGGTTGCTTGGCATTACAAGATGCTGGTGTTCCAGTCCGGAGTTCCATTGCTGGAATAGCCATGGGGATGGTCTTGAACACTGAGGATTTCGGAGGAGATGGCTCTCCGTTAATCCTTTCTGATATAACAGGGGGTGAAGATGCGTCCGGAGATATGGATTTCAAGGTTGCTGGAAATGATGATGGTGTAACTGCATTTCAGATGGATATAAAGGTTATAGGAATTACTTTATCAATCATGCGGCAAGCTCTCCTGCAAGCAAAAGAAGGCCGAAAGCATATCCTTGTTGAGATGTCAAAATGCTCTCCTCCTCCTTCAAAGAAACTCTCAAGATATGCTCCGATTATTCACGTTATGAAGGTGAATCcagataaaattaacatgatcATAGGTTCTGGAGGGAAAAAAGTGAAGAGCATTATTGAAGAAACTGGGGTCGAGTCTATTGAGACGCAAGATAATGGCGTTGTTAAAATAACAGCTAAGGACTTGTCAAGCCTGGAAAAGTCTAAAGCCATTATTAGCAACCTGACGATGGTTCCGAAAATTGGTGACATTTACAAGAACTGTGAAATCAAAACAATTGCTCCATATGGAGTTTTTGTCGAAATTGCACCTGGCCGAGAGGGACTGTGTCATATCAGCGAGCTGAGTGCGAGTTGGCTTGCTAAGGCAGAAGATGCTTTTAAAGCTGGAGATCGTGTTGATGTCAAGCTTATAGAGATCAATGAGAAAGGACAACTTCGGCTGAGCCGCCGCGCGCTACTTCCAGAACCTAGCCCAGACAAGGGTAAACTGAAGAAGGCTTCATCAGCTCCTAATCTTGATATTAAACTTGACGATGTCGACCTTCCTGAGGATAGTAGTCCTGATGTGAAAGCCGTTGTCAGTGACAAAAATCAGACAGTAGAGGCTAAAACACCTACGGAGGATAAGTTTGTGAAGAAGTCTATAAGCACAGGAAAGGATGCAACTGAAACTAATAAAAGCAGGTCCAAGAGAACCAGTACCAAATCTGTCAGTACCCCCAAAACGAGCGAAAGTCCAGTTGTAAATGGAGAAGCGAAAGTTGGATAA
- the LOC125196079 gene encoding replication factor C subunit 3 translates to MLWVDKYRPKTLDKVLVHEDIAQNLKKLVTEQDCPHLLFYGPSGSGKKTLIMALLRQIFGPGADKVKVENKAWRVDAGSRAIDVELTTVSSTHHVELNPSDAGFQDRYVVQEIIKEMAKNRPIDVKGRKGFKVLVLNEVDKLSREAQHSLRRTMEKYSASCRLILCCNSSSKVSEAIRSRCLNMRINSPTEGEIMKVLEFIGKKESLQLPPGFADRIAHQSNRSLRRAILLFETCRVQQYPFTSNQAIPPMDWEEYVSEIASSIFKEQSPKRLFEVRGKLYELLVNCIPPEIILKRLLYELLKKLDSELKHEISHWAAYYEHRLRLGQKAIFHLEAFVAKFMSIYKGFLIETFG, encoded by the exons ATGTTGTGGGTGGATAAATATCGTCCCAAAACCCTAGACAAGGTTCTTGTCCACGAAGATATTGCCCAAAATCTGAAGAAACTG GTGACTGAGCAGGATTGTCCTCATCTCCTATTCTATGGGCCATCCGGTTCGGGTAAGAAAACCCTTATCATGGCCCTTCTCAGACAAATCTTTGGTCCCGGAGCTGACAAG GTTAAAGTGGAAAACAAAGCTTGGAGAGTTGAT GCTGGGTCGAGAGCAATTGATGTAGAGCTTACAACAGTATCAAGCACACACCATGTTGAACTGAATCCCAGTGATGCAGGATTTCAGGACCGGTATGTGGTTCAAGAGATTATTAAGGAAATGGCAAAGAACCGACCAATTGACGTCAAGGGAAGGAAGGGTTTCAAAG TTCTAGTGTTGAATGAGGTTGACAAACTCTCAAGGGAAGCCCAGCACTCTCTGCGAAGAACGATGGAGAAATATAGTGCATCTTGCCGCCTAATTCTCTGCTGTAATAGCTCTTCCAAGGTCAGTGAAGCCATCCGCTCTCGTTGTCTGAACATGCGTATAAATTCACCGACGGAAGGAGAG ATAATGAAGGTGTTGgaatttattggaaagaagGAATCATTGCAACTTCCTCCTGGATTTGCTGACCGGATAGCACATCAATCTAATCGAAGCCTAAGGAGGGCAATACTGTTGTTTGAGACTTGTCGTGTCCAACA GTATCCTTTTACCTCCAACCAGGCTATACCACCTATGGATTGGGAGGAATATGTTTCTGAAATAGCATCAAGCATATTTAAGGAGCAGAGTCCTAAAAg GTTGTTTGAGGTACGTGGAAAGCTATATGAGTTACTTGTTAATTGTATCCCTCCAGAGATCATTTTAAAG AGATTGCTTTATGAACTGCTGAAGAAATTGGACTCTGAGCTCAAGCATGAGATCTCTCATTGGGCAGCTTATTAT GAACATAGGTTGCGTCTTGGACAGAAAGCAATATTTCACCTTGAAG CATTTGTAGCCAAGTTCATGAGCATCTACAAGGGTTTCCTCATCGAGACATTTGGCTGA
- the LOC125196077 gene encoding probable polyribonucleotide nucleotidyltransferase 1, chloroplastic isoform X2 codes for MLAANPSYSFHAPLSKLRASNSKKFKPSNDVHRTHPRNRKNKISSSGSSSLFNRFTIGACLAAQPDIHSVDAPHQSFAPYSVKIPVGDRHILVETGHIGRQASAAITVTDGETVIYTTVCFNDDPNEPTDFFPLSVHYQERFSAAGRTSGGFFKREGRTKDHEVLICRLIDRPLRPTMPKGFYHETQILSWVLSYDGLHPPDSLAVTAAGIAVALSEVPSSGVVAGVRVGLIGDKFVVNPTTKEMEDSKLDLLLAGTESAILMIEGYCDFLPEEKLLEAVEVGQSAVRAICMEVESLVKKCGKPKMVDAVKLPPPELYKHVEEIAGDELVEALQIKEKIPRRKALSSLEAKVLNILTEEGFVSKTEAFLPSEVVLPDLVEVEDEDEEVVVDGEVDEGDVRIKPVPKKPAPMLYSEVDVKLVYKEVSSKFLRRRIVEGGKRSDGRNPEELRSINSRCGLLPRAHGSALFTRGETQSLAVATLGDKQMAQRIDNLVDEEEFKRFYLQYSFPPSCVGEAGRAGAPSRREIGHGMLAERALEPILPSEDEFPYTIRVESTITESNGSSSMASVCGGCLALQDAGVPVRSSIAGIAMGMVLNTEDFGGDGSPLILSDITGGEDASGDMDFKVAGNDDGVTAFQMDIKVIGITLSIMRQALLQAKEGRKHILVEMSKCSPPPSKKLSRYAPIIHVMKVNPDKINMIIGSGGKKVKSIIEETGVESIETQDNGVVKITAKDLSSLEKSKAIISNLTMVPKIGDIYKNCEIKTIAPYGVFVEIAPGREGLCHISELSASWLAKAEDAFKAGDRVDVKLIEINEKGQLRLSRRALLPEPSPDKGKLKKASSAPNLDIKLDDVDLPEDSSPDVKAVVSDKNQTVEAKTPTEDKFVKKSISTGKDATETNKSRSKRTSTKSVSTPKTSESPVVNGEAKVG; via the exons ATGTTGGCAGCCAATCCTAGTTATAGCTTCCACGCCCCTCTTTCCAAACTCAGAGCTTCCAATTCCAAGAAATTCAAA CCATCAAATGATGTTCACCGGACTCATCcgagaaatagaaaaaacaaaattagcaGCAGCGGCAGCAGCAGCTTGTTCAATAGGTTTACTATTGGAGCTTGTTTAGCAGCACAGCCCGACATTCACAGCGTGGATGCTCCTCACCAGTCTTTTGCTCCTTACTCAGTTAAAATTCCCGTCGGTGATCGTCAT ATACTTGTTGAGACAGGTCACATTGGGAGACAGGCTAGTGCTGCCATTACTGTTACAGATGGGGAAACT GTTATCTACACAACTGTTTGTTTCAATGACGATCCCAATGAGCCTACAGATTTCTTTCCTCTTTCTGTACATTATCAAGAACGATTTTCAGCAGCTGGTCGTACtag TGGTGGGTTCTTCAAGCGAGAGGGGAGGACAAAGGATCATGAG GTTCTCATTTGTAGATTAATAGATAGACCTCTACGGCCCACTATGCCAAAGGGATTTTATCATGAAACACAGATACTATCATGG GTCCTGAGTTATGATGGTTTACATCCTCCAGATTCTTTGGCAGTGACAGCAGCTGGGATTGCAGT AGCTCTCTCAGAAGTGCCAAGTTCTGGAGTTGTTGCTGGTGTCCGGGTTGGTCTTATTGGTGATAAGTTTGTTGTGAATCCAACTACCAAGGAGATGGAGGACTCTAAACTGGATTTGTTGCTGGCAGGGACAGAGAGTGCGATATTGATGATTGAG GGATACTGCGATTTCCTGCCTGAAGAGAAGTTATTGGAAGCTGTTGAAGTTGGACAG AGTGCTGTACGAGCTATATGCATGGAGGTGGAATCCTTGGTGAAGAAGTGTGGAAAACCCAAAATGGTGGATGCAGTCAAATTGCCCCCTCCAGAGCTATATAAGCATGTTGAG GAAATTGCAGGTGATGAATTAGTTGAAGCACTACAAATAAAGGAGAAAATTCCAAGAAGAAAGGCATTATCGTCTTTGGAGGCAAAAGTTTTGAACATACTTACAGAAGAGGGTTTTGTTAGTAAAACTGAAGCTTTCCTTCCTTCTGAAGTGGTGTTGCCTGACTTGGTAGAGGTTGAAGATGAGGACGAGGAGGTTGTAGTTGATGGTGAAGTTGATGAAGGGGATGTCCGTATCAAACCTGTCCCGAAGAAGCCCGCCCCTATG CTATACTCGGAGGTAGATGTGAAGCTAGTTTACAAAGAAGTTTCATCAAAATTCTTACGAAGACGTATTGTGGAG GGTGGAAAAAGGAGTGACGGCAGAAATCCTGAGGAGTTGCGATCGATTAATTCACGCTGTGGATTACTTCCCCGGGCACATGGAAGTGCTCTTTTTACGCGAGGCGAAACCCAG TCATTAGCTGTGGCTACCCTTGGTGATAAGCAAATGGCACAAAGAATAGACAACCTTGTAGATGAAGAGGAGTTCAAGAGATTCTACCTTCAG TACTCCTTTCCTCCCTCGTGTGTTGGAGAAGCAGGGCGTGCAGGAGCTCCATCTAGGAGAGAAATTGGCCATGGAATGCTCGCTGAGAGAGCTCTGGAGCCGATATTGCCTTCTGAagatgaatttccttataccATACGTGTTGAAAGCACCATCACAGAAAGCAATGGCTCATCAAGCATGGCCTCAGTATGTGGGGGTTGCTTGGCATTACAAGATGCTGGTGTTCCAGTCCGGAGTTCCATTGCTGGAATAGCCATGGGGATGGTCTTGAACACTGAGGATTTCGGAGGAGATGGCTCTCCGTTAATCCTTTCTGATATAACAGGGGGTGAAGATGCGTCCGGAGATATGGATTTCAAGGTTGCTGGAAATGATGATGGTGTAACTGCATTTCAGATGGATATAAAGGTTATAGGAATTACTTTATCAATCATGCGGCAAGCTCTCCTGCAAGCAAAAGAAGGCCGAAAGCATATCCTTGTTGAGATGTCAAAATGCTCTCCTCCTCCTTCAAAGAAACTCTCAAGATATGCTCCGATTATTCACGTTATGAAGGTGAATCcagataaaattaacatgatcATAGGTTCTGGAGGGAAAAAAGTGAAGAGCATTATTGAAGAAACTGGGGTCGAGTCTATTGAGACGCAAGATAATGGCGTTGTTAAAATAACAGCTAAGGACTTGTCAAGCCTGGAAAAGTCTAAAGCCATTATTAGCAACCTGACGATGGTTCCGAAAATTGGTGACATTTACAAGAACTGTGAAATCAAAACAATTGCTCCATATGGAGTTTTTGTCGAAATTGCACCTGGCCGAGAGGGACTGTGTCATATCAGCGAGCTGAGTGCGAGTTGGCTTGCTAAGGCAGAAGATGCTTTTAAAGCTGGAGATCGTGTTGATGTCAAGCTTATAGAGATCAATGAGAAAGGACAACTTCGGCTGAGCCGCCGCGCGCTACTTCCAGAACCTAGCCCAGACAAGGGTAAACTGAAGAAGGCTTCATCAGCTCCTAATCTTGATATTAAACTTGACGATGTCGACCTTCCTGAGGATAGTAGTCCTGATGTGAAAGCCGTTGTCAGTGACAAAAATCAGACAGTAGAGGCTAAAACACCTACGGAGGATAAGTTTGTGAAGAAGTCTATAAGCACAGGAAAGGATGCAACTGAAACTAATAAAAGCAGGTCCAAGAGAACCAGTACCAAATCTGTCAGTACCCCCAAAACGAGCGAAAGTCCAGTTGTAAATGGAGAAGCGAAAGTTGGATAA